A genomic segment from Oncorhynchus keta strain PuntledgeMale-10-30-2019 chromosome 9, Oket_V2, whole genome shotgun sequence encodes:
- the rapgef1b gene encoding rap guanine nucleotide exchange factor 1b isoform X6, whose amino-acid sequence MSGKIESKQDSQRSHLSSFTMKLMDKFHSPKIKRTPSKKGKQLQVEPVVKSQEKPVNKKVSRLEEQEKEVVSALRYFKTIVDKMVVEKKVLEMLPGSASKVLEAILPLVQVEARITHNSAVSSCHNRVYQSLANLIRWSDHVMLDGINLDDKDNVVAVTTVIKAVLDGVKELVKLTIKKQEQPSPTTPNRPPPPPITTPESRSELPLTEREREILSKTPLTEAVTDMAEEDVAPPKPPLPGLKMDALSPPPALPPKKRQSASSPTRVAVVATMSRGSSLPCSVHSQQQDYEQEFLQRRFSGGSQSYGCDSQRLSPYSSMGKLSRSEEQLCSMEQDSGQCSRNTSCETLDNTESYDPDYDFLHQDLAVFTGDTHLPSTTTPSGVMSLSPLPESHSECSSPVPPHAQFRSPPAPHHQQPHPPQSEYWTPQPSSHIIPLQLSRISAPPALPQKKRRSSQVSPYQDGCGSSGGPLNERSPSQYENLSEEELLHPTPPFPLFTPNSPMPQSNGGVFVTQYLASENADLPSSPPPLPEKRNKHVLAYMQFVEDYSEPQPSVFYQTPQNESIYEQRNKRFQDVYGLNDSFSSTDSVHEPLPIPLSPPPALPPKKRQLSSDQVALTNATVLDGSRGGPNGSLANSLGSVAICLPPPETTSLLTDSLLRTSAVSVDEGGEGEYVNLYSSSQANEELELPPCLRPIAADDVIQDPAPQMQSSNSKEALDKDSRRQKSTDSVQSDEEEVDELSLIDHKEIMSRITLKQENDDGPDVRAGSGDILLVHATETDRKDLVLYCEVFLTTYRTFISPEDLIKKLHYRYTRFCHSPDTFKKRVSKNTFFVLVRLVDELCLVELTEDILKQLMDLVFRLVCNGELSLARVLRKNILDKVEQKKLLRCTNSLKPLAARGVSARPGTLHDFRSHEIADQLTLLDAELFYNIEIPEVLLWAKEQNEEKSPNLTQFTEHFNNMSYWVRSLIIQQEKGQDREKLLLKFIKIMKHLRKLNNFNSYLAILSALDSAPIRRLEWQKQTSEGLEEYCTLIDSSSSFRVYRAALADVEPPCIPYLGLILQDLTFVHLGNPDLIDGKVNFSKRWQQFNILDSMRRFQQVITVIEGTMGKFSFPRLIIRMVRISFLSPPP is encoded by the exons AAGGTGAGTCGGCtggaggagcaggagaaggaggtggTGAGCGCACTACGCTACTTCAAGACCATCGTGGACAAGATGGTGGTGGAGAAGAAGGTGCTGGAGATGCTGCCTGGCTCGGCCAGCAAGGTGCTGGAGGCTATTCTACCTCTGGTGCAGGTGGAGGCCCGGATAACACACAA TTCGGCTGTGTCGTCGTGTCACAACCGGGTGTACCAGAGCCTTGCCAACCTGATCCGCTGGTCCGACCACGTCATGCTGGACGGCATCAACCTTGATGACAAGGACAACGTGGTCGCGGTCACGACAGTCATCAAAGCCGTTCTGGATGGGGTCAAG GAGCTGGTCAAACTCACCATAAAGAAACAGGAGCAACCCTCCCCCACCACACCCAACAGACCCCCACCACCACCTATCACTACACCAGAGAG CAGGTCAGAGTTGCCACTGACAGAACGGGAGAGGGAGATCCTGAGTAAGACCCCGCTCACCGAGGCTGTGACGGACATGGCAGAGGAGGACGTAGCTCCGCCCAAACCCCCCCTCCCTGGCCTGAAAATGGATGCGCTCAG ccctccTCCAGCTTTGCCCCCAAAGAAGCGTCAGTCGGCCTCGTCGCCCACCCGTGTAGCAGTGGTGGCCACCATGAGCCGCGGCTCCAGCCTGCCCTGCAGCGTCCACAGTCAG caGCAGGACTATGAGCAGGAGTTCCTCCAGAGGCGTTTCTCAGGGGGCAGCCAGTCGTATGGGTGCGACTCTCAGCGCCTCTCGCCCTACAGCAGCATGGGGAAGCTCAGCAGGTCTGAAGAGCAGCTCTGCTCCATggaacaggacagtggacagtgctCCAGAAATACTAGCTGTGAGACACTGG acaacacagagagtTACGACCCCGACTATGACTTCCTCCACCAGGACCTCGCTGTCTTCACAGGGGACACCCACCtgccctccactaccaccccctcAGGGGTCATGTCCCTGTCCCCCCTCCCCGAGTCCCACAGTGAGTGCTCCTCCCCCGTGCCTCCTCACGCCCAGTTCAGGTCACCACCCGCCCCACACCACCAACAACCCCACCCACCCCAGTCTGAGTACTGGACCCCCCAGCCCAGTTCCCACATCATCCCCTTGCAACTATCCCGCATCAGTGCTCCTCCAGCATTACCCCAGAAGAAGCGCCGCAGCTCCCAGGTTTCACCTTATCAGGATGGGTGTGGCTCCTCGGGGGGACCCCTCAACGAGAGGTCCCCTTCCCAATACGAAAACCTGTCGGAGGAGGAGCTGCTGCACCCCACACCACCCTTTCCCCTCTTCACTCCCAACTCGCCCATGCCCCAGAGCAACGGGGGAGTGTTCGTGACCCAGTACCTGGCTAGCGAGAACGCCGACCTGCCCTCTAGTCCACCGCCACTGCCTGAGAAGAGGAACAAGCACG TCCTGGCGTACATGCAGTTTGTGGAGGACTACTCAGAGCCCCAGCCCTCAGTGTTCTACCAGACCCCACAGAATGAGAGCATCTATGAGCAGAGGAACAAACGCTTCCAGGACGTCTATGGCCTCAACGACTCCTTCAGCAGCACCGACTCGGTCCACGAGCCCCTTCCCATACCCCTTTCCCCCCCCCCCGCCCTGCCCCCCAAGAAGAGGcagctg AGTTCAGACCAGGTCGCCTTGACCAATGCCACTGTATTGGATGGCAGCAGGGGCGGGCCCAACGGTTCCCTGGCCAACTCATTGGGCTCTGTGGccatctgtcttcctcctcctgaGACCACTTCTCTTCTAACTGACTCTCTCCTCCGCACCTCGGCAGTG AGCGTCGACGAGGGTGGCGAGGGCGAGTATGTCAACCTGTACTCATCCAGCCAGGCCAATGAGGAGCTGGAGCTGCCTCCCTGCCTCAGA CCAATCGCTGCTGATGATGTCATTCAAGACCCCGCCCCACAAATGCAATCCTCCAATAGCAAGGAGGCTCTGGACAAGGACAG CAGGAGGCAGAAGTCGACAGACTCGGTCCAGAGCGATGAGGAGGAAGTGGATGAGCTCTCTCTCATCGACCACAAAGAGATCATGTCCCGGATAACACTCAAACAGGAG aatGACGATGGACCTGATGTGCGTGCTGGATCAGGGGATATTCTGTTAGTCCACGCCACAGAGACAGACCGCAAAG ATCTGGTGTTGTACTGTGAGGTCTTCCTGACCACATACAGGACCTTCATCAGCCCAGAGGACCTCATTAAGAAGCTCCACTACAGATA CACCAGGTTCTGTCACAGTCCAGACACGTTTAAGAAGCGGGTCAGCAAGAACACCTTCTTTGTGCTCGTTAGACTGGTGGACGAACTGTG TCTGGTGGAGTTAACAGAGGACATCCTGAAGCAGCTGATGGACCTGGTGTTCAGGCTGGTGTGTAACGGCGAGCTGAGCCTGGCCCGCGTGCTCCGCAAGAACATCCTGGACAAG GTGGAGCAGAAGAAGCTGCTGCGCTGCACCAACTCCCTCAAGCCGCTGGCCGCCCGGGGCGTGTCCGCCAG GCCCGGAACGCTGCATGACTTCCGCAGCCATGAAATCGCAGATCAGCTCACGCTCCTGGATGCAGAACTTTTCTACAACATCGAG ATTCCTGAGGTGTTGCTTTGGGCCAAGGAACAGAACGAGGAAAAGAGTCCCAATCTGACTCAGTTCACAGAGCACTTTAACAATATGAGCTACTG GGTGCGCTCTCTAATCATTCAGCAGGAGAAAGGCCAGGACAGAGAGAAGCTGCTCCTCAAGTTCATTAAGATCATGAAG CACTTAagaaagttaaacaatttcaactCGTACTTGGCAATACTGTCTGCCCTGGACTCAGCCCCCATCCGCAGACTGGAGTGGCAGAAACAGACATCAGAG GGATTGGAGGAATACTGCACTTTGATTGACAGCTCGTCGTCTTTCCGAGTGTACAGGGCGGCTCTGGCCGACGTGGAGCCTCCATGCATCCCATACCT cGGTCTAATCCTGCAGGACCTGACCTTCGTCCACCTGGGGAACCCTGATCTCATCGATGGGAAGGTCAACTTCTCTAAGCGCTGGCAGCAGTTCAACATCCTGGACAGCATGAGGCGCTTCCAGCAAGT
- the rapgef1b gene encoding rap guanine nucleotide exchange factor 1b isoform X5 — MSGKIESKQDSQRSHLSSFTMKLMDKFHSPKIKRTPSKKGKQLQVEPVVKSQEKPVNKKVSRLEEQEKEVVSALRYFKTIVDKMVVEKKVLEMLPGSASKVLEAILPLVQVEARITHNSAVSSCHNRVYQSLANLIRWSDHVMLDGINLDDKDNVVAVTTVIKAVLDGVKELVKLTIKKQEQPSPTTPNRPPPPPITTPERSELPLTEREREILSKTPLTEAVTDMAEEDVAPPKPPLPGLKMDALSPPPALPPKKRQSASSPTRVAVVATMSRGSSLPCSVHSQQDYEQEFLQRRFSGGSQSYGCDSQRLSPYSSMGKLSRSEEQLCSMEQDSGQCSRNTSCETLDNTESYDPDYDFLHQDLAVFTGDTHLPSTTTPSGVMSLSPLPESHSECSSPVPPHAQFRSPPAPHHQQPHPPQSEYWTPQPSSHIIPLQLSRISAPPALPQKKRRSSQVSPYQDGCGSSGGPLNERSPSQYENLSEEELLHPTPPFPLFTPNSPMPQSNGGVFVTQYLASENADLPSSPPPLPEKRNKHVLAYMQFVEDYSEPQPSVFYQTPQNESIYEQRNKRFQDVYGLNDSFSSTDSVHEPLPIPLSPPPALPPKKRQLSSDQVALTNATVLDGSRGGPNGSLANSLGSVAICLPPPETTSLLTDSLLRTSAVSVDEGGEGEYVNLYSSSQANEELELPPCLRPIAADDVIQDPAPQMQSSNSKEALDKDSRRQKSTDSVQSDEEEVDELSLIDHKEIMSRITLKQENDDGPDVRAGSGDILLVHATETDRKDLVLYCEVFLTTYRTFISPEDLIKKLHYRYTRFCHSPDTFKKRVSKNTFFVLVRLVDELCLVELTEDILKQLMDLVFRLVCNGELSLARVLRKNILDKVEQKKLLRCTNSLKPLAARGVSARPGTLHDFRSHEIADQLTLLDAELFYNIEIPEVLLWAKEQNEEKSPNLTQFTEHFNNMSYWVRSLIIQQEKGQDREKLLLKFIKIMKHLRKLNNFNSYLAILSALDSAPIRRLEWQKQTSEGLEEYCTLIDSSSSFRVYRAALADVEPPCIPYLGLILQDLTFVHLGNPDLIDGKVNFSKRWQQFNILDSMRRFQQVHYELKRNDDIVCFFNDFSDHLAEEALWELSLKIKPRNITRRRTEREEKT; from the exons AAGGTGAGTCGGCtggaggagcaggagaaggaggtggTGAGCGCACTACGCTACTTCAAGACCATCGTGGACAAGATGGTGGTGGAGAAGAAGGTGCTGGAGATGCTGCCTGGCTCGGCCAGCAAGGTGCTGGAGGCTATTCTACCTCTGGTGCAGGTGGAGGCCCGGATAACACACAA TTCGGCTGTGTCGTCGTGTCACAACCGGGTGTACCAGAGCCTTGCCAACCTGATCCGCTGGTCCGACCACGTCATGCTGGACGGCATCAACCTTGATGACAAGGACAACGTGGTCGCGGTCACGACAGTCATCAAAGCCGTTCTGGATGGGGTCAAG GAGCTGGTCAAACTCACCATAAAGAAACAGGAGCAACCCTCCCCCACCACACCCAACAGACCCCCACCACCACCTATCACTACACCAGAGAG GTCAGAGTTGCCACTGACAGAACGGGAGAGGGAGATCCTGAGTAAGACCCCGCTCACCGAGGCTGTGACGGACATGGCAGAGGAGGACGTAGCTCCGCCCAAACCCCCCCTCCCTGGCCTGAAAATGGATGCGCTCAG ccctccTCCAGCTTTGCCCCCAAAGAAGCGTCAGTCGGCCTCGTCGCCCACCCGTGTAGCAGTGGTGGCCACCATGAGCCGCGGCTCCAGCCTGCCCTGCAGCGTCCACAGTCAG CAGGACTATGAGCAGGAGTTCCTCCAGAGGCGTTTCTCAGGGGGCAGCCAGTCGTATGGGTGCGACTCTCAGCGCCTCTCGCCCTACAGCAGCATGGGGAAGCTCAGCAGGTCTGAAGAGCAGCTCTGCTCCATggaacaggacagtggacagtgctCCAGAAATACTAGCTGTGAGACACTGG acaacacagagagtTACGACCCCGACTATGACTTCCTCCACCAGGACCTCGCTGTCTTCACAGGGGACACCCACCtgccctccactaccaccccctcAGGGGTCATGTCCCTGTCCCCCCTCCCCGAGTCCCACAGTGAGTGCTCCTCCCCCGTGCCTCCTCACGCCCAGTTCAGGTCACCACCCGCCCCACACCACCAACAACCCCACCCACCCCAGTCTGAGTACTGGACCCCCCAGCCCAGTTCCCACATCATCCCCTTGCAACTATCCCGCATCAGTGCTCCTCCAGCATTACCCCAGAAGAAGCGCCGCAGCTCCCAGGTTTCACCTTATCAGGATGGGTGTGGCTCCTCGGGGGGACCCCTCAACGAGAGGTCCCCTTCCCAATACGAAAACCTGTCGGAGGAGGAGCTGCTGCACCCCACACCACCCTTTCCCCTCTTCACTCCCAACTCGCCCATGCCCCAGAGCAACGGGGGAGTGTTCGTGACCCAGTACCTGGCTAGCGAGAACGCCGACCTGCCCTCTAGTCCACCGCCACTGCCTGAGAAGAGGAACAAGCACG TCCTGGCGTACATGCAGTTTGTGGAGGACTACTCAGAGCCCCAGCCCTCAGTGTTCTACCAGACCCCACAGAATGAGAGCATCTATGAGCAGAGGAACAAACGCTTCCAGGACGTCTATGGCCTCAACGACTCCTTCAGCAGCACCGACTCGGTCCACGAGCCCCTTCCCATACCCCTTTCCCCCCCCCCCGCCCTGCCCCCCAAGAAGAGGcagctg AGTTCAGACCAGGTCGCCTTGACCAATGCCACTGTATTGGATGGCAGCAGGGGCGGGCCCAACGGTTCCCTGGCCAACTCATTGGGCTCTGTGGccatctgtcttcctcctcctgaGACCACTTCTCTTCTAACTGACTCTCTCCTCCGCACCTCGGCAGTG AGCGTCGACGAGGGTGGCGAGGGCGAGTATGTCAACCTGTACTCATCCAGCCAGGCCAATGAGGAGCTGGAGCTGCCTCCCTGCCTCAGA CCAATCGCTGCTGATGATGTCATTCAAGACCCCGCCCCACAAATGCAATCCTCCAATAGCAAGGAGGCTCTGGACAAGGACAG CAGGAGGCAGAAGTCGACAGACTCGGTCCAGAGCGATGAGGAGGAAGTGGATGAGCTCTCTCTCATCGACCACAAAGAGATCATGTCCCGGATAACACTCAAACAGGAG aatGACGATGGACCTGATGTGCGTGCTGGATCAGGGGATATTCTGTTAGTCCACGCCACAGAGACAGACCGCAAAG ATCTGGTGTTGTACTGTGAGGTCTTCCTGACCACATACAGGACCTTCATCAGCCCAGAGGACCTCATTAAGAAGCTCCACTACAGATA CACCAGGTTCTGTCACAGTCCAGACACGTTTAAGAAGCGGGTCAGCAAGAACACCTTCTTTGTGCTCGTTAGACTGGTGGACGAACTGTG TCTGGTGGAGTTAACAGAGGACATCCTGAAGCAGCTGATGGACCTGGTGTTCAGGCTGGTGTGTAACGGCGAGCTGAGCCTGGCCCGCGTGCTCCGCAAGAACATCCTGGACAAG GTGGAGCAGAAGAAGCTGCTGCGCTGCACCAACTCCCTCAAGCCGCTGGCCGCCCGGGGCGTGTCCGCCAG GCCCGGAACGCTGCATGACTTCCGCAGCCATGAAATCGCAGATCAGCTCACGCTCCTGGATGCAGAACTTTTCTACAACATCGAG ATTCCTGAGGTGTTGCTTTGGGCCAAGGAACAGAACGAGGAAAAGAGTCCCAATCTGACTCAGTTCACAGAGCACTTTAACAATATGAGCTACTG GGTGCGCTCTCTAATCATTCAGCAGGAGAAAGGCCAGGACAGAGAGAAGCTGCTCCTCAAGTTCATTAAGATCATGAAG CACTTAagaaagttaaacaatttcaactCGTACTTGGCAATACTGTCTGCCCTGGACTCAGCCCCCATCCGCAGACTGGAGTGGCAGAAACAGACATCAGAG GGATTGGAGGAATACTGCACTTTGATTGACAGCTCGTCGTCTTTCCGAGTGTACAGGGCGGCTCTGGCCGACGTGGAGCCTCCATGCATCCCATACCT cGGTCTAATCCTGCAGGACCTGACCTTCGTCCACCTGGGGAACCCTGATCTCATCGATGGGAAGGTCAACTTCTCTAAGCGCTGGCAGCAGTTCAACATCCTGGACAGCATGAGGCGCTTCCAGCAAGT GCATTATGAGCTGAAGCGCAACGACGACATTGTGTGCTTCTTCAACGACTTCAGCGACCACCTGGCCGAGGAGGCGCTGTGGGAGCTCTCACTGAAGATCAAGCCTCGAAACATCACCCGGAGGCGGACAGAGCGCGAAGAGAAGACCTAG